The following are encoded in a window of Limibacter armeniacum genomic DNA:
- a CDS encoding alkene reductase yields the protein MKTDQPLLQPIKVGPYTLKNRVFMAPLTRSRADNEGLVPTELHQIYYKQRASAGLIISEGSPISPQGIGYINTPGIYTPEQINGWKKVTDTVHEEGGRIFIQLWHVGRISHPDLQDGKLPVAPSAINPNTKSFTQEGFKETVTPRALETEEVAQIVQDFKKAAENAMKAGFDGVEIHAANGYLLHQFFSKNANQRTDKYGGSVENRARILFEVLDAISEVMDSNKVGVRLNPSLNDIFSIFADDETIEVFEYIVKKLNEYDLAYLHLTEPFNDVSNEPKVIKHTAKHFRPLYKGTFVTNAGFDKNKGNKVIEDGDVDAVAFGTLFISNPDLPKRFELDAPLQKADPDTFYVPGAKGYIDYPTLEEVENKHI from the coding sequence ATGAAAACTGATCAACCGCTATTGCAACCTATCAAAGTAGGCCCTTACACATTAAAGAATAGGGTATTTATGGCTCCTCTTACAAGGAGTAGAGCTGATAATGAAGGCCTTGTCCCGACTGAGTTGCATCAGATATATTATAAGCAAAGAGCTTCTGCTGGACTGATTATCTCAGAAGGATCTCCAATATCGCCACAAGGTATTGGGTATATCAATACTCCAGGTATTTATACTCCTGAACAAATAAATGGATGGAAAAAAGTAACAGACACAGTCCATGAAGAAGGAGGGAGAATTTTTATACAACTATGGCATGTTGGGCGTATTTCACATCCTGACCTGCAAGATGGAAAATTGCCAGTAGCTCCTTCTGCAATCAATCCAAATACAAAATCCTTTACACAAGAGGGTTTTAAAGAAACTGTTACGCCTAGAGCTCTTGAAACTGAAGAAGTGGCACAAATTGTTCAGGATTTCAAAAAAGCAGCTGAAAATGCCATGAAAGCTGGTTTTGATGGTGTTGAAATACATGCTGCCAATGGGTACCTGCTGCACCAGTTCTTCTCAAAAAATGCCAACCAACGTACGGACAAATACGGAGGCAGTGTAGAAAACAGAGCAAGAATATTGTTTGAGGTACTGGATGCAATCAGTGAAGTAATGGATTCCAACAAAGTGGGTGTCAGACTGAATCCTTCCTTGAACGATATTTTCAGCATTTTCGCAGATGATGAAACCATTGAAGTGTTTGAATACATCGTCAAAAAACTGAATGAATATGATTTAGCTTACCTGCACCTTACTGAGCCATTCAATGATGTCAGCAATGAACCTAAGGTTATCAAGCATACAGCTAAACACTTCCGACCTTTATACAAAGGTACATTCGTTACAAACGCCGGTTTTGATAAGAATAAAGGAAATAAGGTGATTGAAGATGGAGATGTTGATGCAGTGGCATTTGGCACACTCTTTATCAGTAACCCTGACCTTCCAAAAAGATTTGAACTGGATGCTCCCCTTCAAAAAGCAGATCCAGATACATTCTATGTTCCTGGAGCGAAGGGGTATATTGACTATCCTACCTTGGAAGAGGTTGAAAATAAACATATATGA
- a CDS encoding TPM domain-containing protein, whose amino-acid sequence MKNLPEKLLCILLIATQLFVISLTQAQDFPKRPNPPKLVNDLAEMLIPADRSRLERKLVDYNDTTSTQIAIVTVTSIGGYDISDYTFQLGEKWGIGQQEKDNGILVLIAKNERKTFIATGYGIEAYIPDIYAKRIVDQVFIPNFKEGDYYKGLDKGTDIMIDLLDGKFQAMPSQTPQIPLWIPIAFIIGVFILMALMKRGMHGKHIPTRTIGGSRGIPPTWIDFSNGRGRFGNRGGFGNSGGGGFGGFGGGGFGGGGAGGSW is encoded by the coding sequence ATGAAAAACCTACCCGAAAAGTTACTTTGTATTCTCCTTATAGCCACTCAATTGTTTGTCATAAGTCTTACTCAAGCACAAGACTTCCCAAAAAGGCCAAACCCTCCGAAACTGGTAAATGACTTGGCTGAGATGCTGATTCCTGCTGACAGGTCACGCCTCGAACGGAAGCTGGTGGATTACAATGACACAACTTCTACTCAGATAGCTATTGTAACGGTGACATCAATTGGTGGGTATGACATCAGTGATTATACATTTCAACTAGGTGAAAAATGGGGAATTGGTCAACAAGAAAAAGACAATGGGATTCTGGTGCTGATTGCTAAAAATGAAAGAAAAACTTTCATCGCAACAGGTTACGGTATCGAAGCCTATATACCTGACATCTATGCAAAAAGAATTGTTGACCAAGTATTTATTCCAAACTTTAAGGAGGGAGATTACTATAAAGGACTGGATAAAGGAACAGACATTATGATTGATTTGCTTGATGGCAAATTTCAAGCAATGCCTTCACAGACTCCACAAATTCCTCTATGGATACCTATAGCCTTTATCATAGGGGTGTTTATCCTTATGGCACTCATGAAAAGAGGAATGCATGGCAAACACATTCCAACCAGAACAATTGGCGGTAGTAGAGGTATTCCCCCTACATGGATTGACTTTAGCAATGGCAGAGGACGCTTTGGTAATAGAGGTGGATTTGGTAACAGCGGAGGAGGTGGCTTCGGTGGTTTTGGAGGAGGTGGTTTTGGAGGTGGCGGAGCTGGAGGCAGTTGGTAA
- a CDS encoding TPM domain-containing protein, whose translation MKSDIPINSSKIASFINEAEKSTSGEIRVHIDPFCKNNIMDRAAEVFAMLNMHRTKLRNGVLFYIAWENRKFAIIGDVGINAKVDDKYWEREKDVLVKHFKNGDFEDGLKEAISLVGQTLKQYFPYHPDLSGELPNDISFGEEDEEDEE comes from the coding sequence ATGAAAAGTGATATTCCTATCAACTCAAGCAAAATCGCTTCTTTCATCAATGAAGCTGAAAAAAGTACTTCTGGCGAAATCAGGGTTCATATAGACCCATTCTGCAAAAATAATATCATGGATCGTGCTGCCGAGGTTTTTGCAATGCTGAATATGCATCGAACAAAACTCAGAAATGGTGTTTTATTCTATATCGCTTGGGAAAACCGAAAGTTTGCCATCATTGGAGATGTAGGCATCAATGCTAAAGTAGATGATAAGTATTGGGAGAGAGAAAAAGATGTACTGGTCAAGCATTTCAAAAACGGTGACTTTGAAGATGGTCTTAAAGAAGCCATTAGCCTCGTCGGACAAACCCTGAAGCAATATTTCCCATACCATCCAGACCTTAGTGGAGAACTTCCCAATGACATTTCTTTTGGGGAGGAGGATGAAGAAGATGAAGAATAA
- a CDS encoding LemA family protein: MKNITFSLRYLWFLPFILLTSCGYNEMVSLDENAEGQWANVENAYQRRADLIPNLVNTVKGAAETEKGILTEVIEARAKATSVQIDPSKLTPENIQKFQQAQDALSSSLSKLLVTVERYPELKSNQNFLDLQAQLEGTENRIAVERRKFNEQVKSYNKYIRSFPQTIYSGWFGFDKKGYFEATPGTENAPTVEF, from the coding sequence ATGAAAAACATCACTTTCTCACTACGTTACCTGTGGTTCTTACCCTTTATTTTACTCACATCATGCGGTTACAATGAGATGGTTTCCTTGGATGAAAATGCTGAGGGACAATGGGCCAATGTAGAAAACGCTTATCAACGAAGAGCTGACTTAATTCCAAATTTGGTCAATACTGTAAAAGGAGCTGCTGAAACTGAAAAAGGTATTCTCACTGAAGTTATAGAGGCTCGTGCTAAGGCTACCAGTGTACAAATAGACCCGAGTAAGCTTACCCCTGAAAATATCCAGAAGTTTCAGCAGGCTCAAGACGCCCTGAGCAGTTCTCTTTCAAAGTTGCTAGTCACAGTTGAAAGGTATCCAGAACTAAAATCCAACCAGAACTTTTTGGACCTTCAGGCACAGTTGGAAGGCACTGAAAACCGGATAGCTGTTGAAAGGCGAAAGTTTAATGAACAAGTCAAATCCTATAACAAGTACATCAGGAGTTTTCCCCAGACGATCTATTCTGGATGGTTTGGCTTTGACAAGAAAGGTTATTTTGAAGCCACTCCCGGTACCGAAAATGCTCCCACCGTTGAATTCTAG
- a CDS encoding YeeE/YedE family protein, whose product MNNFLTTSWEWYVAGPLITLTMFLLLYFGKSFGISSTLRTMCAIGGAGKVADFFRFDWRSQIWNLLFVVGTIIGGFLAHIVFKNPEPVQLSADTLQLLTDLEVDLPKAGALIPANLFSWESLFTLRGFIMMVGGGFLVGFGTRYAGGCTSGHAISGLSNLQLPSLIAVIGFFIGGLVMTYFLLPLILAL is encoded by the coding sequence ATGAACAACTTTTTAACAACTTCTTGGGAGTGGTATGTGGCTGGCCCACTAATTACTCTGACAATGTTTCTATTACTTTATTTCGGGAAATCATTTGGTATTTCAAGTACCCTCCGTACGATGTGTGCCATTGGTGGGGCAGGTAAAGTAGCTGACTTTTTCCGATTTGACTGGAGAAGCCAAATATGGAACTTACTTTTTGTGGTAGGGACCATTATTGGAGGTTTCTTGGCTCATATAGTTTTTAAAAATCCTGAGCCAGTACAACTTTCAGCTGACACTTTGCAGTTACTAACTGATTTGGAAGTGGACTTGCCAAAAGCAGGAGCGCTAATTCCAGCTAATTTATTCAGTTGGGAATCACTTTTCACCCTAAGAGGCTTTATTATGATGGTCGGAGGTGGATTTCTGGTTGGCTTCGGTACTAGATATGCAGGAGGCTGTACGAGTGGCCATGCAATCAGTGGTTTGAGTAATTTGCAACTACCTTCTCTTATTGCTGTAATTGGCTTTTTTATCGGAGGTCTCGTTATGACTTATTTCCTGTTGCCATTGATTTTGGCACTGTAA
- a CDS encoding DUF6691 family protein, producing MLLKRGFKYMMVGILFGFVLTKAEVVSWYRIFEMFRFQAFHMYGVIGAAVVLGVLVVQLVKRKQMSDVRGEKIKFTDKRMGYKNYLLGGTIFGLGWALTGACPGPSYILLGAGYPVFIVIILSAVLGTFVYGLLRNKLPH from the coding sequence ATGTTATTGAAAAGAGGTTTTAAATATATGATGGTAGGCATTCTGTTTGGTTTTGTATTGACCAAGGCAGAAGTTGTTTCTTGGTACAGAATTTTTGAAATGTTTCGCTTTCAGGCATTTCACATGTATGGAGTGATAGGGGCTGCTGTAGTTTTGGGGGTCTTGGTTGTTCAGCTTGTGAAAAGGAAGCAGATGTCGGATGTACGTGGAGAGAAAATCAAGTTTACAGATAAACGAATGGGCTATAAAAACTACCTTCTAGGTGGGACTATTTTTGGCTTGGGTTGGGCATTGACAGGTGCTTGTCCCGGACCTTCTTATATCTTGCTTGGAGCGGGTTACCCTGTATTTATTGTCATTATCCTAAGTGCCGTATTAGGGACATTTGTTTATGGATTATTAAGAAATAAACTCCCTCATTAA
- the tpx gene encoding thiol peroxidase: protein MARITFKGNEIHTAGTLPEVGSIAPNFKLTKTDLSETSLQDYEGKKVVLNIFPSIDTGICAASTRSFNEKISGVDNAVVICVSKDLPFAHKRFCEAEGLDRVVPTSQFKDHAFEKDYGLTITDGPLAGLLSRAVVVIDENGKVVYTEQVPEIAQEPNYDAALDAVK, encoded by the coding sequence ATGGCAAGAATCACATTCAAAGGCAATGAAATTCATACAGCTGGCACACTACCAGAAGTAGGTTCTATCGCTCCTAACTTCAAGTTAACCAAAACGGATTTGTCTGAAACTAGTCTTCAAGACTATGAAGGCAAAAAAGTGGTGCTGAATATTTTCCCAAGTATCGACACTGGTATCTGTGCAGCCTCTACACGTAGCTTCAACGAGAAAATTTCAGGCGTAGACAATGCTGTCGTTATCTGCGTTTCAAAAGATTTACCTTTTGCTCATAAACGCTTTTGTGAGGCTGAAGGGCTAGACAGAGTGGTTCCGACATCACAATTCAAAGACCATGCATTTGAGAAAGATTATGGTCTTACCATTACTGATGGGCCATTGGCTGGGCTACTTTCAAGAGCAGTTGTAGTCATTGACGAAAATGGTAAGGTTGTTTATACAGAGCAAGTCCCTGAAATTGCTCAAGAACCAAATTATGATGCTGCATTGGATGCAGTAAAATAA